DNA from Microtus ochrogaster isolate Prairie Vole_2 unplaced genomic scaffold, MicOch1.0 UNK91, whole genome shotgun sequence:
gaggcaggaacctggagacaggaattgAAGTAGGAAGGCTGCCTACTGGTTTGCTTTCCAGTGTCACGGTTACGCACCTACCTGTCCGGgtgtggtgctgcccacagtcgGTTGGcacacctcccacatcaatcattaatcaagaaaatggcccgCAGACATACCTGCAGTTCAATTGGATGGAGGCGTCTTATTGAAGATGAATTATTAAGAAtccccctcttctcagatgacctagcttgtgtcaagtgattccctccaaaccaaacaaacaaaaatcaacataaaCACCACCCTTTCTCCCACTAAAACTAGCACACAGGGCTTTTGTAAAATCATTGGGAGTTCAAGTTTCAGTTTATCTCAGTGGAATTTGTACTAATCAATACAGTGTAATACCTGGTTTGGGTGAGAGGTAAGGCTTTTCAGAAATAGACCTCTGAGTCTCcgtgctcaggaggtagaggcaggtggatctttgctagtttgaggccagccaaggccaCATTGATGAGATCCTGACTTAGGAGGAAAATGGCTGGTgacatggcttagtggttaagagccctggttggTCTTTCAAAGGATCCaggtgcaattcccagcacctgttttacaactcacaactatctgtaagtcCGGTTGCACAGgatctgatgtcatcttctgacctccacgtattGCGTGGTGTAGTGCAtcgacatacacacaggcaaaactcGCATGCACAGACAGTAAAAGTaagtgaatgtttttttttaaatatttatttatttatttattatgtatacaatattctgtttgtatgcctgaaggccagaagagggNNNNNNNNNNNNNNNNNNNNNNNNNNNNNNNNNNNNNNNNNNNNNNNNNNNNNNNNNNNNNNNNNNNNNNNNNNNNNNNNNNNNNNNNNNNNNNNNNNNNNNNNNNNNNNNNNNNNNNNNNNNNNNNNNNNNNNNNNNNNNNNNNNNNNNNNNNNNNNNNNNNNNNNNNNNNNNNNNNNNNNNNNNNNNNNNNNNNNNNNNNNNNNNNNNNNNNNNNNNNNNNNNNNNNNNNNNNNNNNNNNNNNNNNNNNNNNNNNNNNNNNNNNNNNNNNNNNNNNNNNNNNNNNNNNNNNNNNNNNNNNNNNNNNNNNNNNNNNNNNNNNNNNNNNNNNNNNNNNNNNNNNNNNNNNNNNNNNNNNNNNNNNNNNNNNNNNNNNNNNNNNNNNNNNNNNNNNNNNNNNNNNNNNNNNNNNNNNNNNNNNNNNNNNNNNNNNNNNNNNNNNNNNNNNNNNNNNNNNNNNNNNNNNNNNNNNNNNNNNNNNNNNNNNNNNNNNNNNNNNNNNNNNNNNNNNNNNNNNNNNNNNNNNNNNNNNNNNNNNNNNNNNNNNNNNNNNNNNNNNNNNNNNNNNNNNNNNNNNNNNNNNNNNNNNNNNNNNNNNNNNNNNNNNNNNNNNNNNNNNNNNNNNNNNNNNNNNNNNNNNNNNNNNNNNNNNNNNNNNNNNNNNNNNNNNNNNNNNNNNNNNNNNNNNNNNNNNNNNNNNNNNNNNNNNNNNNNNNNNNNNNNNNNNNNNNNNNNNNNNNNNNNNNNNNNNNNNNNNNNNNNNNNNNNNNNNNNNNNNNNNNNNNNNNNNNNNNNNNNNNNNNNNNNNNNNNNNNNNNNNNNNNNNNNNNNNNNNNNNNNNNNNNNNNNNNNNNNNNNNNNNNNNNNNNNNNNNNNNNNNNNNNNNNNNNNNNNNNNNNNNNNNNNNNNNNNNNNNNNNNNNNNNNNNNNNNNNNNNNNNNNNNNNNNNNNNNNNNNNNNNNNNNNNNNNNNNNNNNNNNNNNNNNNNNNNNNNNNNNNgagcaaccagtgctcttaaccactgagccatctctccagccctgcttgcATAATGTTAAAGGGAAGGGAAGCTCTGAAGATTAGGTAGTGGCTCCGGGTCTCCCGAGGTTAGGCTTCATGTTtgcagggagccacacagtgcAGCTCACACATGCTCTGTGTTGTAAACTGTGCTTATGCTGAGGACACTCGCTTGGGGGTTGGCTCCCTGAGGCTTAGAGTGCCCTCTCTCCCCTGTTAGAAGGCTCACTCTTACTTTCGGAATGCTGTTTACGTAGCCTTCCTATTCATCCCATCCTTTGCGTTCAGGTTCTTTACACAGCGGCTGTTGACCTTCCTCAGCTCTCTGCCCCttctggagagaaagaaagcagctaTTGTGAGTTTAGACCCGTGATGCAGAGACTGCCCAGAGGTTTACCCCAAACtgtgcatttattattttataaactggGTCTCAATGTGaaaccctgactggcctcaaacttgagatcccctgtctctgccttgtggGGGCCGGTGTAGACCTCCGGCCTTTTACGCTAATTATAAAGTTTTgtgaatgtttacatttttaagaacATGCCTTCAAAATTCTGTGTTTGTCCTCTGCTGTAtcgtttttgtttagtttttctagttaggggttctctgtgtagccctggctgtcctggaactctctctgtagatcagggtggcctcagactcacagagatccacctgctgttGCCTCCCGAGAGCtaagaataaaggtgtgtgcctccactgcccggCACATAGTTGTTTTTGATTCTTAACTTCATCTTCTGCATTTAAAGCATCTTTGAAGCAGCTGTTTGAGTGGTCTTAGTTCGTGTTGATTTGCTTATGCTGTGCCTAGGTAGTGAACTTAGAAACATCAGCACTGTGGTTTCCCCCGCGTTTCTCTGCGGGTCAGAGTCAGAAGTGACTTACTGTGTCCCTGAAGGAGCTGgacagcaccatgactgccttaTAAGTCATGCCTTAGCCTTTCCTCGTTTGTACCTGTGTTACGACTTAATTCTGAAAAGTCAGAATTCgttcatatttttatcttttatctatttttgtaaTATTGTGTGGGTTAGTATGACCATATTTTAAAGTTGTACACAGTCAGTCAGCTTTTTATCTCTGAGGCTTCAAGAGGGAGTGGTGCTCCATACGCTTAGCTACCGATGAGCTGAGCGTCAACATGGGTGCAGATAGCATTTCGGCTTGGAAGAACCTCAGGTCTCTTCTGAGATGAAGTCTGTAACGTGTTGAGCTCGGGCGTCCTGAAAATTGAGTCAGGATGTCATTGATCTTTTTATCCCGTTGCAGGAGAAGGTTGACAGGAAAGCATCTAGCAATCCCGACCTTCATCTCAACAGGGCGACGGTAAgacctgggggtggggctcaTCAAATACAAAGGACACACAGGGCCTGCAGAGATGGCCAGGAGGCTCTgacagaggacctggtttggtGCCTAGCCTTGTGCGGCTCTAATTCAGTTCTAGGGAACCCGAGCATatccatggcacacacacatacacaaaggcaaaacacttataaaataaaatgtcttcaaaaaAGACAGCCGAGCCTTAGCTTCTGAGGTAACTGGCTGAGTTACACAGGGACAAAGCTGGGCACAGGCCAGGAGAGGAAAGCCCGATTCTGCTTAGGAAGAGCTAGCTTAGTCCGACCTCAGTGTGACCTCAGTGTGACCCCAGGAGTCACTtgagggaaggaagagactgaggcagatggAGAGGTGGCTTCAGGGAGCTCCGGTTTTAAGTATGAATAGAATGACGTGACCCAGCATGCTCCACAGCTTCAGAGCTTGTGAGTTGTCCTGGAAATGAGTTTGTCTTTGCACTGTCTTCACCTTGACCCAGAAGAACGGGGCCCAGTATAGGACAGGAACATGACTGAGGGTatacagttgtcctctgacggaGACATGACTGAGNNNNNNNNNNNNNNNNNNNNNNNNNNNNNNNNNNNNNNNNNNNNNNNNNNNNNNNNNNNNNNNNNNNNNNNNNNNNNNNNNNNNNNNNNNNNNNNNNNNNNNNNNNNNNNNNNNNNNNNNNNNNNNNNNNNNNNNNNNNNNNNNNNNNNNNNNNNNNNNNNNNNNNNNNNNNNNNNNNNNNNNNNNNNNNNNNNNNNNNNNNNNNNNNNNNNNNNNNNNNNNNNNNNNNNNNNNNNNNNNNNNNNNNNNNNNNNNNNNNNNNNNNNNNNNNNNNNNNNNNNNNNNNNNNNNNNNNNNNNNNNNNNNNNNNNNNNNNNNNNNNNNNNNNNNNNNNNNNNNNNNNNNNNNNNNNNNNNNNNNNNNNNNNNNNNNNNNNNNNNNNNNNNNNNNNNNNNACATGACTGAGGGTatacagttgtcctctgacggaGACATGACTGAGGGTATACAGTTGTCCACTGTAGTGTTCTTCCCTGTAGGCTGTTTGTCTATCCTGATAATCTGGGTTACTTTCCTACAGTTACATAAATATGAAGAGAGTTACGGGGAGGCCCTAGAGGGTTTCTCCCAGGCGGCTGCACTGGACCCTGCATGGCCAGAGCCGCGGCAACGAGAGCAGCAACTCATGGAATTCCTCACTAGGCTGACCAGCCTCCTGGAGAGCAAGGTGAGCTGCCAGTCACCTACAAAAGGAGTACGTTTAGGTGGTAATGGGTCAGTATGCCAGCTTCCAGCTGGTCTATTTCCCTTTCTATTGCAGGGAAAGACAAAACCCAAAAAGctccagagcatgctgggaagctTGCGTCCAGGCCATCTGGGCCCTTGTGGTGATGGGCGATATCAGTCAGCCAGTGGACAGAAGGTGACCTTGGAGCGCAAGCCCCTGAGCTCACTGCAGCCTGGGGTGAACAGCGGTGCTGTGGTCCTGGGGAAGGTGGTGTTCAGCCTGACCGCAGAGGAGAAAGTCCCCTTGTGAGTTTCATTTCCTTCCCCATTAACCAATTGTTCTCACTTCCTGGCTGGTGAAGACGT
Protein-coding regions in this window:
- the Ttc5 gene encoding tetratricopeptide repeat protein 5; protein product: MSPLPTPASQEPSPTARTKSPCRTCQWCFGSCRPSPEMSILVMSWTASGRPTFLFIPSFAFRFFTQRLLTFLSSLPLLERKKAAIDVIDLFIPLQEKVDRKASSNPDLHLNRATLHKYEESYGEALEGFSQAAALDPAWPEPRQREQQLMEFLTRLTSLLESKGKTKPKKLQSMLGSLRPGHLGPCGDGRYQSASGQKVTLERKPLSSLQPGVNSGAVVLGKVVFSLTAEEKVPFTFGLVDSDGPCYAVMVYNVVQSWGVLIGDSVAIPEPNLRHHQIQHKGKNYSFSSVRVETPLLLVVNGKPQNSSSQATATVASRPQCE